CGAAACGGCTGTGCTCGTTGTTCCCACCCTCACGGTGGCAAAATCCACTGCGGATAGGGATAGCTTGAGTACCTGGTCGTTGCCGTATTCGACGATGTAGAAATTGCCAAGGCCGTCAACCGTGATGCCATGAGGCGAACTCAAACCGCCAACAAGTGTGCTCCGGGGACCGTAACCGTCGCCGTCCCAAGGAAATTTCAGCACGCGGTCGGTATCAGTGTTGTAAAGGTCCGTGATGTAGACGTTGCCGCTCGCGTCCACTGCGACACCACCGGGGTAATAAGTGACGGAGAAATACCCTATCCCGCCGGTCCTAAATACCCGGGAGTCGCCGGGGCTGACGCCGTGGTCGGCGATGTACAGATTGCCACTTCCATCCACGGCCAGAGCGTTGGGATCCATTAAGCCGTTGAGCACGGTGCTCTGCGTGCCATAGTCGCTACCGGTCCAGGGCACCTTCACCACGCGCTTGTTACCGGAATCGGCTATGAATACGTTGCCGTTCCCGTCCACCGCCACGGCTGCGGGATAAGACAGGCCGCTGCCCACGGTACGCTGGGGGCCGTAGCCGCTGCCCGTCCATGGCACCTTCAATACTCGGTTGTTGCGGGTATCGGTGATGAATACGTTGCCGCTCCCGTCCACCGCCACGGCTGCGGGATAAGACAAGCCGCTACCCACCGTGATGCAGGCGGCAGGGCTTGCACAGGAGAGATCGTCAGCCGGGACCTTCACTACCTTGTTGTCCCTGGGGTACGTTATGTAGACGTTGCCGCTCCTGTCCACCGCCACGCCGTTGGGGCCATGCAACCACCCGCCGCCAACTCGGCCGCTGGCAATCGTGGTCCGTACTCCGCTGAAAACCGCCGTCTGTCCAAATAGAGGGCCTGTGATGAGCGTGACAAGCGAGACAAGGACAAGAGGTACGAGGAAAGTCTTTACAAATTTCGCCTGGAATGCAGACAAACTATGACCGTATAAGTCCCGATGCACGACATTCTCCTGCACTCGCAGCAAAGCGAGCTTGAAAACGAACAGCATGGCCCTGCATTAATGCTTCGTGTTGTACGCGAATTATGTGGATCGCCGCAGTACAGCTATCTCAGACGGAAAACTCGTCTTCTTCATACAGCCGTGTACTTGCGAGGCTGGCAAAAGCAGGTGCCGTAGTGCCTCGGGGGCAGGACGACGGAAGAGGAAGAGAGGCTAGCCCTGTTTCGCTCTAGGAGCGGCTTTCGAACCGAACCGCGCAGTTCATAAGGAAAGCACGACAATCCTAGATTTCAGAGTTGCTGATGTCAATGTCGCTGAGAAAAGCTGCGAAAGGAAACCTTCGTAACATTTTTATGTTCTACAAACTTTGCGAGACCACGACCGCACGGCGCAAGCCGGGTTCAAGTACTTCCTGGTTAGTCGGCGAATCAAGATGTCTCGGGGTCAAGATAGATGCTGGAAGCAAGAGGCGCCAATTCAAGATGAATAGGTCTGCATAAAGTTAAACTCAGGCGCAAGTAGTGCTTCCGGTCAGGAACTCAGTAGAGATGGATTCAGTTGAGATGGATAAGGAGGGTCTGCGCAATGACAACCCGGTGGCTTGTGGTACCGAGGTTATTACTGCCCTAGCGGAGTGGACCTGTCCTCGGAATACGTCCGGGAGTGTTCATGCAAAGGAAACTCTGTTTGCGCGACAATTCGCATGGTTTTGAATACTTCAGCCGTCGATCCCTGCTCAACGAGCACGTCACCGAGCAGCGCGCCCAACAAGCAGACGTCTCGCTGGAGCGGGATGTCCTTCCACGCATCGCCGCTGTCAGCGGTGAACTCCAGTAGGCGCTCCTGCTGACGATCGGCAGCCCACAAGGGTTTGGTTCGCATAGCGAATTGGATGCCGCACTGTGCTTCTGGTTTTGGAGAGAGACAACAGAGTGCCGCATTTCGCGGCAACCCGACCGCCAAGGGACGTCGACGCGATAGGCAGGTTGTAGCCCGAGTTGAAGATCTTCAGGAAGCGAGTTAACTTTGGGGACTACCCCGGTGTCCCGCTTCTCAAGTTGTTCGCCTCCAAATCGGCAATTACGCGAGTCAGCGGAGCGGCTACACCAGAAAATCTTCTCGTCTCGGTGAGAAGATATCGAGCACAATGGAGGTTTCGATGGCCACCAAACGGTGCTCAACTCCGCCATCTATGATGGCGCTGTCTCGAGTGGCGAGTTCATGGTCAGCGTTTCCTACTCTTAGCGACACCCGACCGTCCACCACGTAAATAATCTGATTGTGCGGATGGGAGTGCCACGAGCCCTCGAATCCTGCTTGCACCGTGTTCTCCACCAGCATTAGGCTTGTATTATGTGCACCGATGCGTCGCGCCAGGCCAGGCTCGGGCACCTGTACTCCGGTCTTCTCCCCGAGCGCGACGCTAAAACCAAACTGACTTTCGCGAGAATGCATCACGCGGTCACCCCGGCCACCTGCGCTGAGATCGCGCGCCGTGTCCGCACGATCTGGACAAACTGCTTAGCCAAATCCGTGATGACTGAGAATTTACGCGCACGGAGTGCCTCTGCGTTGATTAGTTCGCCGCCGACGCCGAGGGCCTCGGCTCCAGCATTAAGGAATTCTCCGGCGGTCTGAAGGTTGATGCCGCCGGTTGGCACCATCGGTATCTGCGGAAGCGGTCCCTTGAGCGCCTTGATGTACTTCGGGCCGCCTACGTTTCCACAAGGGAAGATCTTCACCACATCCGAACCCGCCTTCCATGCGGTGATCACTTCCGTCGGGGTGAGCGCTCCGGCCATCATCAGCACGCCTTTCGTTTTGGCGGCTTCTATGGTCGAGATGTCGAGTCCGGGACTTACTAGAAACTGGGCACCGGCGGCAATGCATTCTCGTGCTGCATCTGGGTCAAGCACGGTACCAGCGCCGATGAGAACCTGGTCTTTGAATTCGCTGCCCAGGCGTGCGATCACCTGTACTGCACCAGGCACCGTCATGGTGATTTCAACAATCGGGATACCGCCAGCGGCTACAGCTTCGCATGCAGCTCGCGCCTCGTCGGCGGATCTCGCCCTTACCACGGGGACAATTCCGATCTCGCGAATCCTATTCAGCACTTCGGCCTTAGTCATATGTTCGCCTGTCAGCGCGCAATTCGTGCGCCGACACCTTTCATCAGGTTCATCACTTCTTTGAGGGTCGCCATGGTCGTGTCGCCGGAAGTAGTCATTGCCAGTGCTCCGTGCGCCGCACCACATTCGACGGCCCATTGTGGAGTTTGGCCAGACAAGAATCCGTAGATCAGGCCAGATGCGAAGGAATCGCCGCCTCCCACGCGATCGTAGATCTCCAGATCCGGCCGATGTGTCGCCTCGTAGAAGTTGCCTTCGCAGTAGCAGATCGCGTCCCAGTCATTGCGAGTGGCGGTCTTGGCTTTGCGCAAGGTTGTCGCAACTACGGAGAATGGGAATTCTTTCACGACGTTTTCGATCATGCGCTTAAAGGCCGCTACTTCGAAATCAGTGATGTGTTCGTTCAATCCGGCAACGTCGCAGCCCAATGCGACGGAAAAGTCCTCTTCATTGCCGATCATCACATCTATATAAGGAGCAATGGCTCGGTTCACTTCCTGAGCCTTCTTCTTTCCGCCGATGGCCTTCCAGAGAGACTCCCGATAATTGAGGTCATAGGAGGTCACGACGCCGTGGTTCTTCGCGTGCTTCACGGCTTCGAGCGCAACAGCCGCCGTGGAATCCGAGAGTGCGCAGAAGATGCCGCCCGTATGAAACCAGCGCGCACCGTGATTTCCGAAGATGTACTCCCAATCGATGTCGCCAGGCTTCAGTTGCGAAACGGCGGTATGGCCACGATCCGAGCACCCCAGCGCTGGTCGAACTCCGAAACCGCGTTCGGTAAAGTTCAAACCGTTGCGCACTGTTCGCCCGACTCCGTCGTAGTCGACCCAGCGTACAAGCGTCTGGTCGAGACCACTTTGGTAAATCAGGTCTTGCAGCAATCGGCCAACAGGATTGTCGGCGATGGCGGTGACGATGGCGGTCTCAAGGCCGAAGCAGCGCTTCAGCCCTCGCGCAACGTTGTACTCGCCGCCACCTTCCGACACTTCGAAATGCCGGGTGGTCCAGATACGCCGATCGCCCGGATCGAAACGCAGCATCACTTCACCGAGCGATACCAGGTCCCACTTACAACGTTCTTTCGGCCGGATCGAGAGCTTCATCATTGAATCTCCTGGGTCTTTGCGCTCTCGGTGGGTCCTGATGGACGGATGACGGTTACGAAACCTGCTTGCGTGGCTGCAGCCTTCTGTTCGACGCGAAGCCTGTATCCGCGTTCCCGGAGTGGTCCTTTGTCTACTGATCCAGGAGGTCCGGGCGCGCGAACGGTGTTCGGCTCGATGCTCGCCAGAGCATCTTCAGGAGAAATGATCTGCACGCTGGCACCGGACAGATCAAACCTGCCCTCTGCGCTCTTTATCGCCTCGTCTGAGATGAGGAGTGAAGTAAACTTGCGCGGAGTTCCGGTCGCCAACTCGTCCCAAATTATGAATTCGCGACCGTTGTAAATCAGCGTCCGATAGAACTTCTGCACAGCGAGATCCTTCGCATAAGCGGCAGTCGCGTCTCCGCGAACGAAAGCTAACTGCGGCAGCAGTTCCAGTCCCGTGATCTTGATGTCATTCAGTTGCGAATAAGGCATGTCACTGAAGGCATCGTGGCCCTTGCCTTCGGCCGCCTGTCCCCTGCCGTCAACAAGTACGGTATTGTGCTGCTCGGTCATCGGGACGCCGGCGTATCCGGAGTCCCCGGTGAGCACCTTGCCGTTGGCATAGAGGATGAAGCTGTTCGCGTCAGGGTGTGCATGCCCGTTAGATAAATGCCAGTCCGTAAACTTCGTCACAAGCTCTGCAGTCTTGTGGCCTTCCGGCGGTCCGCACTTGAACGCAAACGCAACCGCTGACTTCGACCACGACGATCGCCAGTAAACGACCTCATGATCAGAAAAGTAGTGCGAAGGCGACAGCTGCTCAATCGGAACGGGCTTGATGTCGGGCTCAACCCAGGCCAGCGACCAGAAGTCTTCGGCATTCGAGTGCCCTAGCGATTCCATCCATTTCGCCACGCCTTGTATTTCGGGGTTCTTGTACCGTTGGGCGAGCCGGAACAGCAGGTTGAAGTTGGTGTGGAATCTTCCCTGCGGATGGCTTCGCCTGTAATCTTCCCCTTGCTTGGCACGGGTCAGCGGCCCTTCAAAGACGTCTCCGAAGTCGAATACATATTGACCGTCGGGCAGAAGGGAGTGTGCGAGGTACAGATGTGACTTTTTGAGCCCGGGCAAGTCGTACAAATCTTCGCCTGTGGAGTGTGAGTGAGCATCGAGGTAGTGGATGATCCACGGTGTTGAGAACACCCAGTACTCGAAGCCCTCATAGTAGTATCCATCTCCGGAATACGTGGCGAGCACACGGTCGTAAATTGCGCGGGACAGCTTTGCCCACTCTGGCGCATCGGGCACTTCGTCATATAGAGCGTAGGCAGCCACGCCCAAGCCAGCGACAGGAATGAAGACGTGATTCTGGCTGTATGAATACGACCGACCGGTTTTGGGCAAATAGTAAGTGTAGAGCTTTCGCGCCTGTAGTGTGATTTTCTCCCGGTACTTCTTTCGTTCTTCCGGTGTGAATTCGTTGTAGAGGAGGTCGTACGCAGTTCCCATTCCGTACAACAGATGTCCGGCTGCAAGATCGACGTCGGGCTTATTTGTCCGATATCCCCAGATGTCATAACTCACTGCAGCGTCCATGTAACGCTTCACGGCCGCCAACAGTTTGGGATCGCGATCGATCCTGTAAGCAAAGGCACCTTCTGCCATGGCAATGCCTACCGTGTTCTGCAACCGCCGTGCGTCGGCTGGGGGAGGAGGCGGATCATTCTTCAGCACAAGAAGGCGGGAGACCGTGACCTTCCACTGATCGCGATGCGTGGTTCTGGATCGCTCAATGAGCTTGGAAAAGTCATCTTCTGTAAAAAACACGCGGGGATGTTTTCCGGTTAGCTCGGGCCGCAGCTTCGCGTTCACCGAATTCATTACTGCCACAAGTGGATGCGGGCTCTTGTTTTTGGCCGGTTTATCAGCAGGTCCGAGCTGCTCACGCGAATCCTGCGCGAACCCAAAGGATACGAATAACAAAATTGCGAGTAGTGCAGATCTCTTCATTGCGCCGTGCCCCAATATATGAGTTCGGGGGAGGAGTTCCCTCCCCCGAATGGTTGCGTCTAGAACAACAGCTTCAATCCGAACTGGAATACGCGCGGCTCGTCAGTCTCAGTCACTTGTCCGAAGTTGCTGGAGCTGAAGTTAGTCTGCACGGTCCTGAAGGTGGCATGGTTGAAGAGGTTGAAACACTCAGCCCGGAACTGCAGCTTCACTCTTTCAGTGATATTGGTACGCTTCATCGTGGAGAGATTCCAGGTCTGTCCGGCTGGCATCTGGATAAGGTTTCGAGGCATGTTCGCGATGAAACCCGTCCGGCCGGTAAAAGCCGCGGGATTGATCCACTGATTACCGCTTCTGTTCGCTTCCCAGTCACCGATGAGGTCCACGTTGCCGCCGTAGCCGATGCTCGGTGCTGTGGTGGCGCGAGTGCCGCCGCTGATACTCACATGCCGGCCAGATTGCCAGTTCGTGATGCCAGAAATCTGCCAACCGCCAAGCACTTTTCCGACGAAGCCACCCTGGTTCTTTTTCCACGGGAACTCGTACACATAGCTCGTGACGAAAACGTGTCGGCGGTCGAAATCGGCATAAGAGTAGTCGGCAGCGGACTCGTAGGGCACCCGCAGATTCGAGGTTTCATTGTCGAACGTGTTGAGCGCTTTGGACCACGTGTATGCGAGACTGGCTGTAAATCCGTGCGTTATACGCTTCTGCCAGTTCACCTGCAGAGAGTTGTAGTTGGAAACACCATCATTCTGCTGCATGAGAACCGCCGCGTAGCCAAGAGCTTGCCGGACGGTATCGGTGTTCGGATTCAGGTACGTCCCGTCTGCTTTCTTCTGGAGTGCTTTATCGGGCACTACGTAGTTCGCGTCACGACGATGAGTGAGATGGCGACCCTGATTGCCCACGTAGCTCAGTTCAACAAACGATGCCCAAGGCAATTCGCGCTGTATTGCCAGGCTGTATGCGTAAATGGCACCGGGGGGCATGTCGGGAGAGAATACGGCAAGACTCTGCAACAGTGGCTGTCCAGGCCCAGAAGCACCTACGGTGTCGAGGGGATTACCAAAGGTTGGAACCAGAGTCGACGGAGTGGTGTATTGACGTCCGTTCGTGATGTTGGCCTGTGCAGTGAACGGTGTATTCGCGCCAGCGTCGCGAACCGGGTTCAAAAGCGTGCGGTCGTAGAAGATACCGCCGCCGCCGCGTATGGAGGTTTTACCATCGCCCCATGGATCCCATGCGAAGCCAAGACGCGGAGCCCAGCCATTCTTAACATTATTTGCGAGGCCTGAGGGACGGCAATCGAGCAGGCGATCAAAATTGGGATTATCAAAATTGTTCGTGCACCCCGGCAGCACGATTCCGTTGTAAGGATCGTAATAACCCTGAGCGCGTGTCAACGTTCCAGTTGGATCCGGCGTCAACTTAATCACGCCCGAACTGATGTCCGTTGAAAGCGGCGCCTTCGCAGCATCAAACCTGGATAGATCAAAGCCGACGATGCGGCCATCTTCTGTTTGCGGCCAAGGAATGAATTGGTACCGGAGCCCTAATGTAAGTGTGAAGCGCCTGGAAACCTTCCATTGATCGTTGGCGTAGAACTCCCATTGGTTATAGAAGGACGGAACATTTGTCGTGTTGGAAGTTTCTTGATATCGCGTGTAGGCGCCCAGAAGAAGATTCGCTACGGCATTGCCGCTATCCTGCTGCCGGATTGCGCTATCACCCGTGGAGAAGGAAACGGTTCCGCCGTCACGAACACGAGTGTTCTCCTGCTTAAACGCGCGCTGCCAGAGCATGCCGAATTTGAATGAGTGCGCGTCAAAGGTCTTGCTGACGTTGTCGCGAATCTCCCAAGCCTGCGCTTTGATGGCATAAGGTAAGCCGTTGCCGGTGATAGTG
Above is a genomic segment from Clostridia bacterium containing:
- a CDS encoding cupin domain-containing protein; amino-acid sequence: MHSRESQFGFSVALGEKTGVQVPEPGLARRIGAHNTSLMLVENTVQAGFEGSWHSHPHNQIIYVVDGRVSLRVGNADHELATRDSAIIDGGVEHRLVAIETSIVLDIFSPRREDFLV
- a CDS encoding sugar kinase — encoded protein: MMKLSIRPKERCKWDLVSLGEVMLRFDPGDRRIWTTRHFEVSEGGGEYNVARGLKRCFGLETAIVTAIADNPVGRLLQDLIYQSGLDQTLVRWVDYDGVGRTVRNGLNFTERGFGVRPALGCSDRGHTAVSQLKPGDIDWEYIFGNHGARWFHTGGIFCALSDSTAAVALEAVKHAKNHGVVTSYDLNYRESLWKAIGGKKKAQEVNRAIAPYIDVMIGNEEDFSVALGCDVAGLNEHITDFEVAAFKRMIENVVKEFPFSVVATTLRKAKTATRNDWDAICYCEGNFYEATHRPDLEIYDRVGGGDSFASGLIYGFLSGQTPQWAVECGAAHGALAMTTSGDTTMATLKEVMNLMKGVGARIAR
- a CDS encoding carboxypeptidase regulatory-like domain-containing protein, translating into MKHRISRAPKSLLEVLILVLILACLAGSLTGSAIAQSTGTISGRVIDPQQAVIPGATVTVANPALGIERTVQSNGEGLFSFPSLPVGSYRLSVSMAGFATSVLESIKLDVGGVFDRTISLKISQTAETVEVTSTAYQTVNTETANIETLISGTQTRELSLNGRNWAQLINLAPGTSAINVDSQQGTNVRIDDTAINGTRRRFAPTVDGTSNVDHGSVATMVNNISVDAIEEFKLVSSPYSAEYGGQGGPAINVVTKRGTTEFHGSLFEFFRHDKLNAYSWESKRVTNREPEKARLRFNNVGGFLGGPLYKSKLFFFGGVEWKLPSTGRSLNEQVPTLAMRNGDFSAFLPTSSGAITSCTQTLSAADRAAGKFILCNKSASTTGTPFAGNIIPMSRMSPNGLAILNLFPEPNSGAAGYIASPVTSRNVRQDLLRLDWVASKNATIFGRWTRDNFNSDNPLGSTFDNQNLPIAPDNHTRTGNTVMVNYTHVLSPTLLNDLSVLWQRNDQDINYQDAEAISRAANGINFTEIFPVNRLDKIPEVSVQGYSTITGNGLPYAIKAQAWEIRDNVSKTFDAHSFKFGMLWQRAFKQENTRVRDGGTVSFSTGDSAIRQQDSGNAVANLLLGAYTRYQETSNTTNVPSFYNQWEFYANDQWKVSRRFTLTLGLRYQFIPWPQTEDGRIVGFDLSRFDAAKAPLSTDISSGVIKLTPDPTGTLTRAQGYYDPYNGIVLPGCTNNFDNPNFDRLLDCRPSGLANNVKNGWAPRLGFAWDPWGDGKTSIRGGGGIFYDRTLLNPVRDAGANTPFTAQANITNGRQYTTPSTLVPTFGNPLDTVGASGPGQPLLQSLAVFSPDMPPGAIYAYSLAIQRELPWASFVELSYVGNQGRHLTHRRDANYVVPDKALQKKADGTYLNPNTDTVRQALGYAAVLMQQNDGVSNYNSLQVNWQKRITHGFTASLAYTWSKALNTFDNETSNLRVPYESAADYSYADFDRRHVFVTSYVYEFPWKKNQGGFVGKVLGGWQISGITNWQSGRHVSISGGTRATTAPSIGYGGNVDLIGDWEANRSGNQWINPAAFTGRTGFIANMPRNLIQMPAGQTWNLSTMKRTNITERVKLQFRAECFNLFNHATFRTVQTNFSSSNFGQVTETDEPRVFQFGLKLLF
- a CDS encoding DUF4962 domain-containing protein codes for the protein MKRSALLAILLFVSFGFAQDSREQLGPADKPAKNKSPHPLVAVMNSVNAKLRPELTGKHPRVFFTEDDFSKLIERSRTTHRDQWKVTVSRLLVLKNDPPPPPADARRLQNTVGIAMAEGAFAYRIDRDPKLLAAVKRYMDAAVSYDIWGYRTNKPDVDLAAGHLLYGMGTAYDLLYNEFTPEERKKYREKITLQARKLYTYYLPKTGRSYSYSQNHVFIPVAGLGVAAYALYDEVPDAPEWAKLSRAIYDRVLATYSGDGYYYEGFEYWVFSTPWIIHYLDAHSHSTGEDLYDLPGLKKSHLYLAHSLLPDGQYVFDFGDVFEGPLTRAKQGEDYRRSHPQGRFHTNFNLLFRLAQRYKNPEIQGVAKWMESLGHSNAEDFWSLAWVEPDIKPVPIEQLSPSHYFSDHEVVYWRSSWSKSAVAFAFKCGPPEGHKTAELVTKFTDWHLSNGHAHPDANSFILYANGKVLTGDSGYAGVPMTEQHNTVLVDGRGQAAEGKGHDAFSDMPYSQLNDIKITGLELLPQLAFVRGDATAAYAKDLAVQKFYRTLIYNGREFIIWDELATGTPRKFTSLLISDEAIKSAEGRFDLSGASVQIISPEDALASIEPNTVRAPGPPGSVDKGPLRERGYRLRVEQKAAATQAGFVTVIRPSGPTESAKTQEIQ
- the eda gene encoding bifunctional 4-hydroxy-2-oxoglutarate aldolase/2-dehydro-3-deoxy-phosphogluconate aldolase; its protein translation is MTKAEVLNRIREIGIVPVVRARSADEARAACEAVAAGGIPIVEITMTVPGAVQVIARLGSEFKDQVLIGAGTVLDPDAARECIAAGAQFLVSPGLDISTIEAAKTKGVLMMAGALTPTEVITAWKAGSDVVKIFPCGNVGGPKYIKALKGPLPQIPMVPTGGINLQTAGEFLNAGAEALGVGGELINAEALRARKFSVITDLAKQFVQIVRTRRAISAQVAGVTA